A single window of Acidimicrobiales bacterium DNA harbors:
- the der gene encoding GTPase Der → MNSTGTGVLGRVAIVGRPNVGKSTLFNRIVGRREAIVEEMPGVTRDRKESEAEVAGARIIVLDTGGLTGESDPLAAGVDRQVHEAIQASDLAILVVDVTVGPTEGDAKVADLLHRSEKPVLVAVNKVDDASREQDIWAFLSLGLGEPFPVSAMHGRGVEDLLDEVVGLLRASRGDTHHEAAGESVGEADERVADGEGRDPREEHEPRVALVGRPNVGKSTLFNRLVGEDRSLVHDMPGTTRDAVDTLLETPRGPVRFVDTAGLRKRSRVDDSTEFYAGLRAREAMRRADVALLVIDATEGVTHQDQNIAEYATDAGCGVVIVLNKWDLVDSEARAELEGEVRERLGFLVGAPILRVSALTGRGVAKVMPAVWSVLDRYRARVNTALVNRVIRVAQARHPAPGGGRVLYATQGAANPPTFTLWSNRRLPRDWLRYLENTLRRELHLEGTPLRLRVRVR, encoded by the coding sequence ATGAACTCCACCGGCACGGGAGTCCTCGGTCGAGTCGCGATCGTGGGCAGGCCGAACGTCGGCAAGTCCACGCTCTTCAACCGGATAGTCGGTCGCCGAGAGGCAATCGTCGAGGAGATGCCGGGAGTCACCCGCGACCGGAAGGAGAGCGAGGCGGAAGTCGCGGGTGCGCGGATCATCGTCCTCGACACTGGCGGCCTCACGGGTGAGTCGGATCCTCTCGCAGCCGGCGTCGACCGCCAGGTTCACGAGGCGATTCAGGCATCGGATTTGGCGATCCTCGTCGTCGACGTGACGGTCGGGCCGACCGAGGGGGACGCCAAGGTGGCCGACCTGCTGCATCGCAGCGAAAAGCCCGTCCTGGTGGCGGTGAACAAGGTAGACGACGCCTCGAGGGAACAGGACATCTGGGCTTTCCTGTCGCTGGGGCTGGGCGAACCCTTCCCTGTGAGTGCCATGCACGGGCGGGGGGTGGAGGACCTGTTGGACGAGGTGGTGGGTCTCTTGCGGGCGAGCCGCGGCGACACCCACCACGAAGCGGCGGGAGAGAGTGTCGGCGAGGCCGACGAGAGGGTCGCAGACGGCGAGGGGAGGGACCCGAGAGAAGAGCACGAGCCGCGAGTCGCCCTGGTGGGTCGACCCAACGTGGGAAAGTCGACTCTGTTCAACCGGCTCGTCGGGGAGGACAGGTCTCTCGTCCACGACATGCCGGGGACCACCCGAGATGCGGTCGACACGCTCCTGGAGACACCTCGGGGGCCCGTCAGGTTCGTGGACACGGCCGGCCTTCGAAAGCGCAGCCGTGTGGACGACTCGACGGAGTTCTACGCGGGCCTCAGGGCGAGGGAGGCGATGCGACGGGCGGACGTCGCGCTTCTCGTGATCGACGCCACCGAGGGCGTCACGCATCAGGACCAGAACATCGCCGAGTACGCGACCGACGCGGGATGCGGAGTGGTGATCGTCTTGAACAAGTGGGACCTCGTCGACTCGGAGGCGAGAGCCGAGTTGGAGGGTGAGGTCCGTGAGCGTCTCGGCTTCCTCGTAGGGGCGCCGATCTTGCGCGTCTCCGCACTCACCGGGCGTGGGGTCGCGAAGGTCATGCCGGCGGTGTGGTCTGTGCTCGACAGGTACCGCGCCCGGGTCAACACTGCGCTGGTGAACAGGGTCATTCGAGTCGCTCAGGCCAGGCATCCGGCCCCGGGAGGAGGCCGTGTGCTCTACGCGACCCAGGGCGCGGCCAATCCTCCGACGTTCACGCTGTGGTCCAATCGGAGGCTCCCTCGCGACTGGCTTCGCTACCTGGAGAACACGCTGCGGCGGGAACTCCATCTGGAGGGGACACCACTCAGGTTGCGGGTTCGCGTACGCTGA
- the ispH gene encoding 4-hydroxy-3-methylbut-2-enyl diphosphate reductase yields the protein MDTALGPGRVDKVLLASPRGFCAGVEMAIKALSWMVRAFEPPIYCYHEIVHNRSVVERFRRLGVVFVDDVAEVPPGRPLMLSAHGSPPAVVEEARRRGGYVVDAVCPLVTKVHHEVRTRAGKGYTIVYVGHEGHEEAIGTMAVAPEAIHRVETPEDVEALPSIEGPVALLAQTTLSHRDWADVLEAARRRWPHLWTPGRSDLCFATTNRQAALLEIAPRCDAVVVIGSENSSNTRALERLAAQSGCPRVLRVNDASELPDDLSGTVGVTAGASAPEELVEGVIAALNPRHGVEEVSVTEEEEYFPLPRNLRDLVRAVEAAVAAMLAAPIGSSTTSGDRSISASEVLVTL from the coding sequence GTGGACACTGCTCTCGGACCCGGCCGGGTCGACAAGGTGTTGTTGGCATCGCCGCGGGGCTTCTGCGCCGGCGTGGAGATGGCCATAAAGGCACTGTCGTGGATGGTCCGGGCGTTCGAGCCGCCGATCTACTGCTATCACGAGATCGTCCACAACCGTTCGGTGGTGGAGCGATTCCGACGTCTGGGGGTCGTCTTCGTGGACGACGTGGCGGAAGTCCCCCCGGGGCGCCCGCTGATGCTCTCTGCGCACGGCTCTCCCCCCGCCGTCGTCGAGGAGGCTCGTCGCAGGGGCGGATACGTCGTAGACGCGGTGTGCCCACTGGTCACGAAGGTGCACCACGAGGTCCGAACTCGGGCCGGCAAGGGTTACACGATCGTGTACGTCGGCCATGAAGGGCACGAGGAGGCGATCGGTACCATGGCCGTCGCCCCGGAGGCGATCCATCGTGTCGAGACTCCCGAGGACGTCGAAGCGCTCCCATCCATAGAGGGCCCTGTGGCCTTGTTGGCGCAGACGACCCTCAGCCATCGAGATTGGGCAGACGTCCTGGAGGCGGCGCGGCGGCGATGGCCCCACCTGTGGACGCCCGGGCGAAGCGATCTGTGCTTCGCCACGACCAACCGCCAGGCGGCGCTCCTGGAGATAGCCCCCCGCTGCGACGCAGTCGTCGTCATCGGTTCGGAGAACTCGTCGAATACCAGGGCCTTGGAGCGACTCGCAGCACAGTCGGGCTGTCCGCGAGTCCTCCGCGTGAACGACGCGTCCGAACTCCCAGACGACCTCTCGGGCACGGTGGGAGTCACGGCAGGCGCATCTGCACCCGAAGAACTCGTCGAAGGGGTCATCGCTGCATTGAACCCTCGCCACGGAGTGGAGGAGGTTTCCGTGACGGAGGAAGAGGAGTACTTCCCCCTGCCTCGCAACCTCAGAGACCTCGTGCGCGCCGTGGAGGCCGCCGTCGCCGCGATGCTCGCAGCTCCCATCGGGTCGTCGACGACGTCGGGCGATCGCAGCATCTCCGCGAGCGAGGTGCTCGTCACCCTCTGA
- a CDS encoding 1-acyl-sn-glycerol-3-phosphate acyltransferase, whose translation MNRGSGEDGPALGTSDRRSRRKTPPPRADELGLLQRLLYSFLRGLIELVARTVFRAEVVGKEKIPRSGAFILAPGAHRSNLDTPLVGILTRRRMRYMGKESLWRNPVSAWLLTMLGGFPVERGTADRKALRACIEVVERGEPLVMFPEGTRKSGPLIEEIYDGPAYVSCRTGVPIIPVGVGGTERAMPTGSKLIKPVRLALVVGDPIDPPVVARAGHVPRRAVREMSEQLKKTLQELFDQAEELSAERRGSR comes from the coding sequence ATGAACAGAGGATCTGGAGAGGACGGTCCGGCGCTCGGCACATCCGACCGCCGCTCCCGCCGCAAGACTCCTCCGCCGAGGGCCGACGAGCTGGGCCTACTCCAGCGTTTGCTCTACAGCTTCCTGCGGGGCCTGATCGAGTTGGTGGCGCGAACCGTGTTTCGTGCCGAGGTGGTGGGCAAGGAGAAGATCCCTCGAAGCGGGGCGTTCATCCTCGCCCCCGGCGCGCACAGATCGAACCTCGACACGCCTCTGGTAGGCATCCTCACACGCAGGCGCATGCGGTACATGGGCAAGGAGTCGCTGTGGCGAAACCCAGTCTCGGCATGGCTCCTAACCATGCTGGGAGGTTTCCCAGTCGAGCGGGGGACGGCAGACCGGAAGGCACTCAGAGCATGCATCGAGGTGGTCGAGAGAGGAGAGCCACTCGTGATGTTCCCCGAGGGCACGCGAAAGAGCGGTCCGTTGATCGAAGAGATCTATGACGGCCCGGCCTATGTGTCCTGCCGCACCGGAGTCCCGATAATCCCGGTCGGCGTGGGCGGAACCGAACGGGCAATGCCGACCGGTTCGAAGCTCATCAAGCCGGTGCGACTCGCGCTGGTGGTCGGTGATCCGATCGATCCGCCCGTCGTGGCGCGTGCAGGGCACGTACCCAGACGTGCGGTGCGGGAGATGAGCGAACAGCTCAAGAAGACCCTCCAGGAGCTCTTCGACCAGGCCGAGGAGCTCTCCGCTGAGCGAAGAGGGTCGCGCTGA
- the cmk gene encoding cytidylate kinase has protein sequence MTVVAIDGPAGTGKSTVARILGRRLGLPTLDTGAMYRAVAAAVLRAGVDPSDHDEVAAVAARMDLVVEEGKVTVDGIDVTEEIRKGPVNRTVSTVAANPRVRLLLQQMQRDWVRSHGGGVVEGRDIGTVVLPDADLKVYLDARPEIRARRRAGETGEERVEVVARELSERDEKDSARSVDPLKPAPDALVIDTSDLSVDEVVEKILGALGGYG, from the coding sequence ATGACGGTCGTGGCGATCGACGGTCCGGCAGGAACGGGGAAGTCGACCGTCGCCAGGATCTTGGGTCGGCGGCTCGGCCTTCCCACCTTGGACACGGGCGCCATGTACCGTGCGGTCGCGGCAGCCGTCCTCAGGGCCGGCGTAGACCCCTCAGACCACGACGAGGTGGCCGCGGTCGCTGCGAGGATGGACCTCGTGGTGGAAGAGGGGAAGGTCACCGTGGACGGGATCGACGTGACCGAAGAGATTCGCAAAGGACCGGTCAACCGAACCGTGAGCACGGTGGCGGCCAACCCCAGGGTGCGTTTGCTGCTCCAGCAGATGCAGCGGGACTGGGTTCGCAGCCACGGTGGGGGAGTTGTCGAGGGGCGTGACATCGGTACCGTGGTACTGCCGGACGCCGATCTCAAGGTGTACCTGGACGCGCGGCCGGAGATCCGGGCGCGTCGACGTGCCGGTGAGACGGGCGAGGAAAGGGTGGAAGTAGTCGCACGAGAGCTGAGCGAGCGCGACGAGAAGGACTCTGCGCGTTCGGTGGATCCCCTCAAGCCGGCGCCGGACGCCCTGGTCATCGACACGAGTGACCTGTCCGTGGACGAGGTGGTGGAGAAGATCCTCGGAGCACTCGGAGGCTACGGATGA
- the aroA gene encoding 3-phosphoshikimate 1-carboxyvinyltransferase gives MSALVLTGPATASGSIRVPGDKSISHRALIVSAMAEGTSRIGGLSRGLDVRATERALTALGVEIEETGSGDVTVRGGAWHEPEQVIDVGNSGTTLRLMAGAVAGRPFMTVLTGDRSIVRRPVDRVADPLRQMGATVLARAGGRLPPLVVCGGALRGITYRLPVPSAQVAGAVLLAGLSARGPTTVVDMPGVRRHTEELLAAAGADIRREGDTVTLRPSDLHPIDVEVPGDPSQAAFWLVAAAVTGGRVTVEGLYTGAERLAYLDVLRRMGAEVVVDTETGRVTVGGGGLVATHLAPDEVPAVVDEVPILAVAAAVAEGESRLEGLGELRVKESDRVETVARMLTCFGVSVRVEGDSMVIRGGVPLRGATVDAAGDHRIAMAAAVAGLAATGRSRVDGWEVTATSYPGFADGLSELAPASSARIEGSASR, from the coding sequence GTGAGCGCACTCGTCCTGACAGGTCCGGCGACGGCGTCGGGTTCCATCCGCGTGCCCGGGGACAAGTCCATCTCCCATCGGGCGCTGATCGTGAGCGCCATGGCGGAGGGGACGTCTCGGATAGGGGGTCTGTCGAGGGGGCTGGACGTCAGGGCGACGGAGAGGGCTCTGACGGCCCTAGGGGTGGAGATCGAAGAGACAGGGTCGGGTGACGTGACCGTTCGAGGGGGGGCGTGGCACGAGCCCGAACAGGTGATCGACGTGGGCAACTCCGGTACGACTTTGCGCCTCATGGCTGGGGCGGTCGCCGGCCGGCCTTTCATGACCGTCCTCACCGGAGACCGGTCGATCGTGCGCCGCCCGGTGGATCGTGTGGCCGATCCCCTGCGGCAGATGGGAGCCACCGTGCTCGCGCGTGCGGGCGGCAGGCTTCCTCCGCTCGTGGTCTGCGGCGGCGCGTTGCGAGGGATCACATACCGTCTGCCGGTTCCCAGCGCTCAGGTCGCAGGTGCCGTCCTCCTGGCCGGCCTCAGCGCCCGGGGCCCGACGACCGTGGTGGACATGCCCGGTGTCCGGCGCCACACGGAGGAGTTGTTGGCCGCGGCCGGAGCGGACATACGGCGCGAGGGGGACACGGTGACCCTCCGTCCCTCCGATCTCCATCCGATCGACGTCGAGGTCCCCGGGGATCCTTCGCAGGCCGCGTTCTGGCTGGTCGCAGCTGCTGTGACCGGCGGTCGGGTGACGGTGGAAGGGCTTTACACGGGTGCGGAGAGGCTCGCCTATCTCGACGTCCTCCGCCGAATGGGTGCCGAGGTGGTGGTCGATACGGAGACGGGGAGAGTGACCGTCGGCGGAGGGGGTCTCGTCGCGACTCATCTGGCGCCCGACGAGGTTCCTGCGGTCGTGGACGAGGTGCCCATATTGGCAGTCGCCGCGGCGGTGGCCGAAGGGGAGAGTCGACTGGAGGGCCTCGGCGAGCTGCGGGTGAAGGAGAGCGACAGGGTCGAGACCGTGGCTCGCATGCTCACCTGCTTCGGGGTATCTGTGAGGGTAGAAGGTGACTCGATGGTGATACGGGGAGGTGTCCCGCTGCGGGGAGCGACGGTCGACGCCGCGGGTGACCACAGGATCGCGATGGCAGCGGCGGTGGCCGGGCTGGCGGCCACCGGCCGGAGCCGTGTCGATGGATGGGAGGTGACCGCCACCAGCTACCCGGGATTTGCCGATGGCCTCTCCGAGCTGGCACCTGCTTCGTCTGCGAGGATCGAGGGGAGCGCGTCGCGATGA
- a CDS encoding prephenate dehydrogenase encodes MMSNPGPTGRRASVVGCGLIGGSVALALKARGWTVSGRDSDESAEARALADGVVDRLGVDPDAEIVFVCTPADSVPAAVEDALDAAPGAVVTDVAGVKSAIASRVVDERFVPGHPMAGSEQSGLSGADATLFEGAVWVLCPGEKTSDAALMAVREVVRSLGADVVTLSPEDHDRLVAVVSHVPHLVAAALARLAGDFAADHRAVLRLAAGGFRDMTRVAAGDPRIWPDVCVRNADAISDVLDRLVDELRSVGSDVRRGDRSAILRRLHAAREVRRNLPDRATHPEELVEVRVPVEDRPGTLAELTRLAGELGLNIADIEIAHSSEGRGVVILLVEAAGADAYTERLREAGWHPATEPLA; translated from the coding sequence ATGATGTCAAATCCGGGTCCGACCGGTCGCAGGGCATCCGTCGTGGGATGCGGGCTGATCGGCGGTTCCGTCGCCCTGGCGCTGAAGGCCAGGGGATGGACGGTGAGCGGGCGGGACTCCGATGAGAGCGCCGAGGCGAGAGCCCTGGCCGACGGTGTGGTCGACCGATTGGGCGTCGATCCGGACGCCGAGATCGTGTTCGTCTGCACGCCTGCAGACTCAGTGCCCGCTGCCGTCGAAGATGCCCTCGACGCCGCGCCGGGCGCGGTGGTGACCGACGTCGCGGGAGTGAAGAGCGCCATCGCGTCGCGGGTCGTCGACGAGCGGTTCGTCCCGGGTCACCCGATGGCGGGATCGGAGCAGAGTGGGTTGTCGGGCGCCGATGCGACCCTGTTCGAAGGTGCGGTCTGGGTGCTCTGCCCCGGGGAGAAGACCTCGGACGCGGCGCTGATGGCCGTGAGAGAGGTGGTGCGTTCTCTCGGGGCAGACGTCGTGACGCTCTCTCCGGAGGACCACGACCGGCTGGTCGCGGTCGTGTCGCACGTCCCTCATCTGGTCGCAGCAGCGCTCGCCCGGCTGGCCGGTGACTTCGCGGCGGATCACAGGGCGGTGCTGAGGCTCGCGGCCGGGGGTTTCCGGGACATGACGAGAGTGGCTGCCGGAGACCCGCGCATCTGGCCGGACGTCTGCGTACGTAACGCAGACGCGATATCGGACGTGCTCGACAGGTTGGTCGACGAGCTGCGATCGGTCGGTTCGGACGTGAGGCGAGGAGACCGTAGCGCCATCCTCCGTCGGCTGCATGCCGCCAGGGAGGTGCGTCGCAACCTTCCCGATCGCGCCACCCATCCCGAGGAGCTCGTAGAGGTCAGGGTCCCCGTGGAGGACAGACCGGGAACGCTCGCCGAGTTGACGAGGCTCGCGGGTGAGTTGGGCCTGAACATCGCAGACATCGAGATCGCTCACTCGAGTGAAGGCAGGGGTGTGGTGATCCTGTTGGTCGAAGCTGCGGGCGCCGACGCGTACACCGAGCGGCTGAGGGAGGCGGGTTGGCATCCCGCCACTGAGCCGCTGGCCTGA
- the rluB gene encoding pseudouridine synthase, which translates to MSEERIQKLLARAGLGSRRACEELLARGRVRVNGLVATLGDKADPERDLVEVDGVPVRIRQGLVYRLLNKPRGYLTTARDPQGRPTVMDLVPAEPRTFPVGRLDYDTEGLLLLTNDGDLAHRLMHPSHGVEKEYLAHVKGVPSARDLARLRRGVDLDDGVARAVKVSQLQPGLIMIVVAEGRNRLVRRMFEAIGHEVSRLVRTRIGPVRDPRLPPGMWRDLRTYEVHALEAAAVGSGGRGAVPVAFRRAGESSARRHDGRRGHQRGHPRTRP; encoded by the coding sequence GTGAGCGAGGAGAGGATACAGAAGTTGCTGGCGCGGGCCGGGCTGGGCTCGCGGAGAGCGTGTGAGGAGCTTCTCGCCCGAGGTCGCGTGCGCGTGAACGGTCTCGTAGCGACGTTGGGGGACAAGGCCGACCCGGAACGGGACCTCGTCGAGGTGGACGGAGTGCCTGTGCGCATCCGGCAGGGTCTGGTCTACAGGCTCCTCAACAAGCCGCGGGGGTACCTGACCACGGCGAGGGACCCCCAGGGGCGTCCCACGGTGATGGATCTCGTCCCTGCCGAACCGAGGACGTTCCCGGTGGGGCGGCTCGACTACGACACGGAAGGTCTCCTCCTCCTCACCAACGACGGCGATCTCGCCCATCGTCTCATGCATCCTTCGCACGGAGTCGAGAAGGAGTATCTGGCGCACGTGAAAGGGGTGCCCAGCGCCCGTGACCTGGCGCGCCTCCGCCGCGGTGTCGACTTGGACGACGGTGTGGCGAGGGCGGTGAAAGTCTCGCAGCTACAACCCGGGCTGATCATGATCGTTGTCGCCGAAGGACGCAACCGACTGGTGAGAAGGATGTTCGAAGCGATCGGTCACGAGGTGTCGAGGCTGGTGCGGACGCGTATCGGACCGGTGCGGGACCCACGCCTGCCTCCCGGGATGTGGCGAGACCTCCGGACCTACGAGGTACACGCCCTGGAGGCGGCGGCTGTGGGGTCGGGGGGTCGTGGTGCGGTACCTGTAGCATTCCGGCGTGCCGGTGAGAGCTCTGCGAGGCGCCACGACGGTCGACGAGGACACCAGAGAGGCCATCCACGAACGCGTCCGTGA
- the scpB gene encoding segregation and condensation protein B: MTVQEGHEHEIRRAAEAILVVATEPVAGRVIAQALEIPVVRAEAILEELAAEYRRQRRGFRLVKVAGGWRLESDPDLDDVVRGFLAAGRTTRLSQAALETLAIIAYKQPISRAQISAIRGVTADGVVRTLEQRGYVREVARDTGPGGAALLGTTELFLEHLGIESLEQLPPLGAFVPDAETAERLERSLRAGGD, encoded by the coding sequence ATGACGGTGCAGGAAGGTCACGAACACGAGATCCGGCGAGCTGCCGAGGCGATTCTCGTCGTGGCTACCGAACCGGTGGCGGGGCGGGTGATCGCACAGGCTCTCGAGATCCCCGTGGTCAGGGCCGAGGCGATACTCGAGGAGCTGGCGGCCGAGTACCGGCGGCAGCGTCGCGGCTTCCGTCTGGTGAAGGTGGCTGGTGGGTGGCGGCTGGAGAGCGATCCCGACCTCGATGACGTGGTGCGTGGGTTTCTCGCCGCGGGGAGGACCACGCGTCTGTCGCAGGCCGCTCTCGAGACGTTGGCCATCATCGCGTACAAGCAGCCGATCTCGCGAGCGCAGATATCGGCCATCCGGGGCGTGACGGCAGACGGCGTCGTGCGGACGCTCGAGCAGCGAGGCTACGTACGTGAGGTGGCTCGCGACACGGGACCGGGAGGCGCGGCGCTGCTCGGGACCACGGAACTATTCCTCGAGCACCTGGGGATCGAGAGCCTGGAACAGCTACCACCACTCGGGGCCTTCGTACCGGACGCCGAGACCGCCGAGCGGCTCGAGCGGAGCCTCCGGGCAGGAGGCGACTGA
- a CDS encoding segregation/condensation protein A, producing the protein MSVRVSTGVFEGPFDLLLHLILSREVDIWEVSIAEIVDAYLVEIASMEALDLEAATEFLLIAATLVHLKSSRLLPEQEDPEAPEEFAPWEERDLLVARLIECATFKGAATAIASLMEEASRAHPRTAGPPDRLADAFDDLLVGVDVERLRDAAISALRPRPQPVIDLHHVAPVRISVAEEVVELSRRMQVLGEATFRELVSDCAGDRLRVVVRFLAILELVKQDLVEVEQAGTFATITVRWLAADRSARAELVDVYEG; encoded by the coding sequence GTGAGCGTTCGTGTCTCCACCGGCGTATTCGAAGGTCCCTTCGACCTGCTGCTGCACCTGATCCTCTCACGCGAGGTGGACATCTGGGAGGTCTCCATAGCGGAGATAGTCGACGCGTACTTGGTCGAGATCGCCTCGATGGAGGCGCTGGACTTGGAAGCGGCCACGGAGTTTCTGCTGATAGCCGCCACCCTTGTGCATCTGAAGAGCAGCCGCCTCCTCCCCGAACAGGAGGACCCAGAGGCTCCGGAGGAGTTCGCGCCGTGGGAGGAGCGGGACCTGTTGGTGGCAAGGCTGATCGAATGCGCCACTTTCAAGGGTGCGGCGACGGCGATCGCCTCGTTGATGGAGGAGGCGTCACGTGCACATCCGAGGACGGCCGGCCCGCCGGACCGTCTTGCCGACGCGTTCGACGATCTGCTGGTGGGCGTGGACGTCGAGCGTCTCAGGGATGCCGCGATCTCCGCGCTGCGGCCGAGACCACAGCCGGTAATAGACCTCCACCACGTGGCACCCGTGCGGATCTCGGTGGCCGAGGAGGTGGTCGAGCTCTCCCGCAGGATGCAGGTGCTCGGCGAGGCCACCTTTCGCGAGCTCGTCTCGGACTGTGCGGGTGACAGGCTTCGGGTGGTCGTCCGGTTCCTCGCCATACTCGAGCTCGTCAAGCAGGATCTCGTCGAGGTCGAGCAGGCAGGCACCTTCGCGACGATCACCGTCCGTTGGCTCGCGGCAGATCGTTCCGCGAGGGCGGAGCTCGTCGACGTGTACGAGGGCTGA
- the trpS2 gene encoding tryptophan--tRNA ligase 2, whose amino-acid sequence MTRVLSGIQPSGDVHLGNYLGALAQWVEDQHEFDSFFCVVDLHALTVPQTPELLRKNTLELAQILLAVGLDPDVCTLFVQSHVPQHTELAWLIQCTTSYGELSRMTQFKEKSSDAGFVSAGLFTYPTLMAADILLYDAERVPVGDDQRQHLELTRDVAQRFNQRYGETFVVPEAAIPRVAARVMDLQHPDRKMSKSADSPMGTVLLLDDETSIRRKFRRAVTDSGTEVVYDPEQKPGVSNLLGILAALTKRDPQELARQFDRYAELKDAVADEVIHTLTPIRKRFLELHDDPERTAKLLAVGAEKARAVAAETMERAKKAIGLLAAG is encoded by the coding sequence GTGACTCGCGTTCTGTCAGGGATTCAACCGTCCGGTGACGTCCACCTCGGCAACTACCTCGGAGCTCTCGCCCAGTGGGTGGAAGACCAGCACGAATTCGACAGCTTCTTCTGCGTCGTCGACCTGCACGCTCTCACAGTCCCCCAGACGCCGGAGCTGCTGAGGAAGAACACCCTGGAGCTGGCTCAGATCCTCCTCGCGGTCGGGCTCGACCCGGACGTCTGCACGCTCTTCGTCCAGAGCCACGTTCCACAACACACCGAGCTCGCCTGGCTGATCCAGTGCACCACCAGCTATGGAGAGCTCTCCCGAATGACGCAGTTCAAGGAGAAGTCGAGCGACGCCGGGTTCGTCTCCGCCGGATTGTTCACGTACCCCACTCTCATGGCCGCCGACATCCTCCTCTACGACGCAGAGCGCGTACCGGTGGGAGACGACCAGCGACAGCACCTCGAGCTGACACGTGACGTCGCCCAGCGTTTCAACCAGCGCTACGGGGAGACGTTCGTGGTCCCGGAGGCCGCCATCCCCCGAGTCGCGGCACGGGTGATGGACCTGCAGCACCCGGACAGGAAGATGTCCAAGTCGGCCGACTCACCCATGGGAACCGTGCTCCTGTTGGACGACGAGACGTCGATACGACGCAAGTTCAGGCGTGCGGTCACAGACAGCGGTACGGAGGTGGTGTACGACCCGGAGCAGAAGCCGGGAGTGTCCAACCTGCTGGGCATCCTGGCAGCTTTGACCAAGCGCGACCCTCAGGAGCTCGCGAGGCAGTTCGACCGTTACGCGGAGCTGAAGGACGCCGTGGCAGACGAGGTGATCCACACGCTCACACCGATCCGCAAGCGCTTTCTGGAGCTCCACGACGATCCCGAGCGAACCGCGAAGCTCCTCGCTGTAGGAGCCGAGAAGGCACGAGCCGTGGCGGCCGAGACGATGGAACGCGCCAAGAAGGCGATCGGACTGCTCGCCGCCGGTTGA
- a CDS encoding phosphohydrolase, with amino-acid sequence MGGYARHLVKRFFFSLLPGGPRADDVRWLAEVLEPAQFRLWCRMSGPDRRHAVRCGRHVQRRLGPDAPREVVQAAIMHDVGKLDSRLRTYGRVVATLCGALAGRETAHLWVRGSGFTRRVGLYLLHPELGADMLELAGSHDLVVRWAREHHLPESQWTVDVEIGRILREADGA; translated from the coding sequence GTGGGCGGGTACGCCCGACATCTGGTAAAGCGGTTCTTCTTCTCCCTTCTCCCCGGTGGGCCGAGAGCGGACGATGTCCGTTGGCTGGCGGAGGTCCTCGAGCCCGCCCAATTCCGCTTGTGGTGCAGGATGAGCGGACCCGATCGGCGTCACGCGGTGAGGTGTGGGCGACACGTGCAGCGGCGACTCGGCCCGGATGCTCCGCGAGAGGTCGTGCAGGCCGCGATCATGCACGACGTGGGAAAGTTGGACAGCCGCCTGCGCACCTATGGACGTGTAGTAGCCACGTTGTGCGGCGCCCTGGCGGGTAGGGAGACGGCTCATCTGTGGGTCCGAGGGTCCGGTTTCACTCGCAGGGTGGGTCTGTATCTTCTCCACCCCGAACTCGGAGCCGACATGTTGGAGCTCGCCGGCAGTCACGACCTGGTCGTGAGATGGGCGCGTGAGCACCACCTCCCAGAGTCGCAGTGGACGGTTGACGTGGAGATCGGGAGGATCCTCCGAGAAGCGGACGGCGCATGA